Part of the Streptomyces sp. NBC_01460 genome, CGGGTCGTCGTCCGCCGACTCCACCGGCACGAGGCCGCGCTCGCGCAGCGCGACCCGCAGCCCCTCCCCGCCGACCACGAGCACCTTCGCCCCGGCGGGCAGCTGATCGGCCATCAGCCGGGCCACCGCCTGCGCCGACGTGATGACGTCGGCGGGCTCGGCCGGCACTCCGAGCTCCGTCAGGTGCTCGGCCACCGCGTCCGGCGTCCGCAGCGCGTTGTTCGTCACGTAGGCCAGGTGCATCCCGCCCTCACGGGCGGTGCCCAGCGACTCGACGGCGTGGACGATCGCGTGCCCGCCGGCGTACACCACCCCGTCGAGGTCGAGCAGGGCCGTGTCGTACGCCTCACTGAGCGCCACGTCGCTCCCGAGCGGCCGGGACCTGTACTGCTGACTCATATGCCTGCGCTCCTCTTTCCATGCTTCTCCCCCGATCATCGCGCATCGCGGGAGCGCACATACGATGCACAAATGAACACGACCGGGCCCGCCGTCAGCCGGGGACTGCGGCTGACCCCCTTCCGCGGACTGCGGTACGTCCCCGAGCGGGTCGGCAGCCTGGCAGCGGTGACCTCACCCCCGTACGACGTCGTCGTGCGGCCCGACGGACTGCACCACCTGGAGTCCGCGGACCCCCACAACATCGTGCGGCTCATCCTTCCGCAGGCCGGCACGGCCGCCGAGCGCCACCGGCAGGCGGCCGACACCCTGAAGCGCTGGCTCACGGAGGGCGTCCTCGCCCCGGACCCGGAGCCCGTGCTCTACGTCTACGAACAGCGTGCCGGTGACGTCCTCCAGCGCGGTGTGATCGGGGCCCTGGCGCTCTCCCCCGCCTCGGAGGGCATCGTGCTGCCGCACGAGGACGTCATGGCAGATGTCGTGGAGGACCGCGCCGACCTGATGCGCACGGCCGCCGCCCACCTCGAACCGCTGCTCTTCAGCTACGCCGGGGACGGCGGTCCCGGCGGCGCGACGGCCGTCATCGAGCGGGTGGCGGAGCGTCTCCCGCTCCTCACCACGACGACCGAGGACGGCTTCAGCCACCGCCTCTGGGCCGTCACGGATCCCGCGGAACGGGAGGAGATCGAGTCGGATCTGTCGCGACGCCAGGCGCTCATCGCCGACGGACACCACCGCTGGGCCACCTACCTCAGGCTCCAGGAGGAACAGTCCGCTCCCGGCCCCTGGGACTTCGGGCTCGTCCTGCTCGTCGACACGGCCCGCTACCCGCTGCGGGTGCGCGCCATCCACCGGCTGCTGCACCGGCTCCCGGTCGCGGAGGCCCTCCGCGCGCTCGACGGTCTCTTCCGCGTCCGGCACGTCGACGGGCCGCTGCCCCATGCGCTCGGCGTGCTCGCCGACGCCGCCGCGGAAGGCAACGCCTTCCTCCTCGCGGGTGACGGCCGTTTCCATCTGGTCGACCGGCCCGACGCGCGCCTGCTGGCCCGTACCGTTCCCGCCGACCGGCCGGCCGCCTGGCGCGCGCTCGACGCGACGGTGCTGCACTCCACGCTCCTCGACGATGTCTGGGACATCCCCGACGCCCCGGAACACATCGCCTACATCCATGACAGCGCGGCCGCGGTCGAGCAGGCGGAACGGCACGACGCCACGGCGGTCCTGATGCATCCGGTGCGCGAGGACGCCGTACGGGACCTCGCGCGCCAGGGTGTCACGATGCCCCGCAAGTCGACCTCGTTCGGCCCGAAACCGGCCACGGGCCTGGTCCTGCGGAGCCTGGACATCAGCTGAGGGCGAGGTCCGGAACGCAGGAAGGGGCGGTACCCGTGCGGGTACCGCCCCTTCCTCATGCCGTGCTCATGCCGTGTTGAAGCAGACGTCAGGCCTTCGTGGACCCGTCCACGTCGTCGCCCTGGACGTCGTCGTCCTCGTCCTCGTCCTCGACATCCGCCTCGGCGTCGGGGCCGTCCTGCTCGTCCGCCTCAGCGGAGGCGCCGGTCGGCTCGTCGTCCTCGCCGAGCGCGTCGACGAACTCGACACCGTCGAGTTCGGCGAGCCGGTCGGAAGCGTCGGTCGAACCGTCCTTGTCGGCCTCCAGCGCCTTGCCGAACCACTCCCGCGCCTCGTCCTCGCGGCCTGCTTCCAGGAGCGCGTCGGCGTAGGCGTAGCGGAGACGCGGCGTCCACGAGTGGACGGCGCTGGAAGCGAGCTCGGGGCTCTGCAGCGTGACGATCGCGGCGTCGATCTGGCCCATGTCCCTGCGGGCACCCGCGGCGACCAGACGCATCTCGACCTGTCCGGCCTTGTCCAGCTTCTGCACCTCGGGCTCGCCGGCCATGGCCATCGCCCGCTCGGGACGGCCCAGCCCACGCTCACAGTCAGCCATGACGGGCCACAGGTCCACGGAGCCGGTCATCCGGCGCGACGCCCGGAACTCGGCCAGCGCTTCCGAGTACTTCTGCGTGGCGTACGCGGCGAAGCCCGCCGCCTCGCGCACCGCGGCGACCCTCGACGCCAGCCGAAGAGCGATACGCGAGTACGCGTATGCCTGCTCAGGGTCCTCGTCGATCAGACGGGCCACCATGACGAGGTTCCGTGCGACGTCCTCGGCAAGGGTCTTCGGCAGGCTCATCAGCTCCTGCCGGACGTCCTTGTCGATCTCGTCACCGGTGACGTCGTCGGGAATGGGGAGCCGCTTGATGGGCTCGCGGTCCCGGTCGTCCCGTCCCTGGTAACCGCCGCGGTCGTCGCGGCCACGGTAGCCACCGCGGTCGTTGCCCCGGTCGTTGTCACGGCGGGGCGCACGGTCGCGGTCGCCGCCTCGGTCGTCGCGGCGGAAGCCGCCGCCGGTGCTGCCACCGCGGCTGTCGTCGCGGCGGAAGCCGCCGGGACGGTCGTCGTCACGGCGCGGACCACGCGGCCGGTCGTCGCGGCGCTCGAACCCACCGCCGCTGCTGGGGCGGCCGCCGCGGTCGTCGCGCTGGCCGCCGCGGTACCCACCACCGCGCTCGTCGTCTCGACGCGGGGCACGGTCATCACGGCGGAAGCTGCTCGACCGGTCGTCGTCACGGCGGGGCGCACGGTCGCGGTCGTCGCGACGGAATCCACCGCCGGTGCTGCCGCCACGGTTGTCGTCGCGGCGGAAACCGCCAGGACGGTCGTCATCACGACGCGGACCACGCGGCCGGTCGTCACGACGCTCGAAGCCACCACCGCTGGGACGACCACCACGGTCGTCACGACGCTCGAAGCCACCACCGCTGGGACGACCACCACGGTCATCGCGACGCTCAAAGCCACCACCGCTGGGACGACCACCACGGTCATCGCGACGCTCAAAGCCACCACCGCTGGGACGACCACCACGGTCATCGCGACGCTCAAAGCCACCACCGCTGGGACGACCACCACGGTCATCGCGCTGGCCACCGCGGTATCCACCACGCTCATCATCACGGCGCGGGGCACGGTCGCGGTCGCCACCTCGGTCGTCGCGGCGGAAACCGCCAGGACGGTCGTCATCACGACGCGGACCACGCGGCCGGTCGTCACGACGCTCGAAGCCACCAGTGGGACGACCACCACGGTCATCACGGCGCTCGAAGCCACCACCGCTGGGACGACCACCACGGTCATCGCGCTGGCCACCGCGGTATCCACCACGCTCGTCGTCTCGACGCGGGGCACGGTCATCACGGCGGAAGCTGCTCGACCGGTCGTCGTCACGGCGGGGCGCACGGTCGCGGTCGTCGCGACGGAAACCGCCGCCGGTGCCGGCCCCGCGGCTGTCATCGCGACGGAATCCACCGCCGGTGCTGCCACCGCGGCTGTCGTCACGGCGGAAACCGCCAGGACGGTCGTCATCACGACGCGGACCACGCGGCCGGTCGTCACGACGCTCGAAGCCACCACCGCTGGGACGACCACCACGGTCATCACGACGCTCGAAGCCACCACCGCTGGGACGACCACCACGGTCGTCACGCTGACCACCGCGGTACCCACCACGCTCGTCGTCACGACGCGGAGCACGGTCATCACGGCGGAAGCCGCCGCCGGTACCAGCCCCCCGGTTGTCGTCACGACGAGGACCGCGGTCACGGTCGTCGCGGCGGGGTGCGCCACGGTCGCTGTCGCGTCGAGGAGCGCCGGCCCGGTCGTCACGGCCGCCTCGGAAGCCGCCCCTGTCACCGCCGTCCCGGCGACGCGGCTCGCGCTCCGGACGGTCGTCGGAAGAGTTGGTGGACATGGGGGTGACTCCTGTCATCGGGTACCACAGACATTCTCGCGCAGCCGACCATCCGACGCGCTTCGGCAAAACAAAAAGGGCCCTCGGCCCCAGCATGAACGCTGGGACCAAGGGCCCTGAAAGATTGTTCGGCGGCGTCCTACTCTCCCACAGGGTCCCCCCTGCAGTACCATCGGCGCTGAAAGGCTTAGCTTCCGGGTTCGGAATGTAACCGGGCGTTTCCCTAACGCAATGACCACCGAAACACTATCGGCCACTCCGCATAAGCGGAGATCGGCACTTAGCGAACAAGCACACTTTTCAGTTAAGTAGTGAAGCTGTTCAACCAGCACGACTGTTCGTGGCCTGGGAACAACACAGTGGACGCGAGCAACTGAGGACAAGCCCTCGGCCTATTAGTACCAGTCAGCTCCACCCGTTACCGGGCTTCCACATCTGGCCTATCAACCCAGTCGTCTACTGGGAGCCTTAACCACTCAAGGTGGTGGGAATACTCATCTCGAAGCAGGCTTCCCGCTTAGATGCTTTCAGCGGTTATCCTTTCCGAACGTAGCCAACCAGCCATGCCCTTGGCAGGACAACTGGCACACCAGAGGTTCGTCCGTCCCGGTCCTCTCGTACTAGGGACAGCCCTTCTCAATATTCCTACGCGCACAGCGGATAGGGACCGAACTGTCTCACGACGTTCTAAACCCAGCTCGCGTACCGCTTTAATGGGCGAACAGCCCAACCCTTGGGACCGACTCCAGCCCCAGGATGCGACGAGCCGACATCGAGGTGCCAAACCATCCCGTCGATATGGACTCTTGGGGAAGATCAGCCTGTTATCCCCGGGGTACCTTTTATCCGTTGAGCGACAGCGCTTCCACAAGCCACTGCCGGATCACTAGTCCCGACTTTCGTCCCTGCTCGACCCGTCGGTCTCACAGTCAAGCTCCCTTGTGCACTTACACTCAACACCTGATTGCCAACCAGGCTGAGGGAACCTTTGGGCGCCTCCGTTACTCTTTAGGAGGCAACCGCCCCAGTTAAACTACCCATCAGACACTGTCCCTGATCCGGATCACGGACCCAGGTTAGACATCCAGCACGACCAGAGTGGTATTTCAACGGCGACTCCACAACCACTGGCGTGGCTGCTTCAAAGTCTCCCACCTATCCTACACAAGCCGAACCGAACACCAATATCAAACTATAGTAAAGGTCCCGGGGTCTTTCCGTCCTGCTGCGCGAAACGAGCATCTTTACTCGTAGTGCAATTTCACCGGGCCTATGGTTGAGACAGTCGAGAAGTCGTTACGCCATTCGTGCAGGTCGGAACTTACCCGACAAGGAATTTCGCTACCTTAGGATGGTTATAGTTACCACCGCCGTTTACTGGCGCTTAAGTTCTCAGCTTCGCACACCCGAAAGTGCACTAACCGGTCCCCTTAACGTTCCAGCACCGGGCAGGCGTCAGTCCGTATACATCGCCTTACGGCTTCGCACGGACCTGTGTTTTTAGTAAACAGTCGCTTCTCGCTGGTCTCTGCGGCCACCCCCAGCTCACCGAGTAAATCGGATCACCAGTGATGGCCCCCCTTCTCCCGAAGTTACGGGGGCATTTTGCCGAGTTCCTTAACCATAGTTCACCCGAACGCCTCGGTATTCTCTACCTGACTACCTGAGTCGGTTTAGGGTACGGGCCGCCATGAAACTCGCTAGAGGCTTTTCTCGACAGCATAGGATCATCCACTTCACCACAATCGGCTCGGCATCAGGTCTCAGCCTTAATGTGTGACGGATTTGCCTACCACACGGCCTACACCCTTACCCCGGGACAACCACCGCCCGGGCTGGACTACCTTCCTGCGTCACCCCATCGCTTACCTAGTACAAGTCTGGTTCGTCGGCTCCACCACTACCCTCAACTCCGAAGAGATCGGGCCGGCTTCACGGACTTAGCATCGCCTGATTCAGTATTGGGCGTTTCAAAGCGGGTACCGGAATATCAACCGGTTGTCCATCGACTACGCCTGTCGGCCTCGCCTTAGGTCCCGACTTACCCTGGGCAGATCAGCTTGACCCAGGAACCCTTAGTCAATCGGCGCACACGTTTCTCACGTGTGTATCGCTACTCATGCCTGCATTCTCACTCGTGAACCGTCCACAACTCGCTTCCGCGGCTGCTTCACCCGGCACACGACGCTCCCCTACCCATCCACACAGGCGTTGGCCCTATATGTGTGAATGACACGACTTCGGCGGTACGCTTGAGCCCCGCTACATTGTCGGCGCGGAATCACTTGACCAGTGAGCTATTACGCACTCTTTCAAGGGTGGCTGCTTCTAAGCCAACCTCCTGGTTGTCTCTGCGACTCCACATCCTTTCCCACTTAGCGTACGCTTAGGGGCCTTAGTCGATGCTCTGGGCTGTTTCCCTCTCGACCATGGAGCTTATCCCCCACAGTCTCACTGCCGTGCTCTCACTTACCGGCATTCGGAGTTTGGCTAAGGTCAGTAACCCGGTAGGGCCCATCGCCTATCCAGTGCTCTACCTCCGGCAAGAAACACACGACGCTGCACCTAAATGCATTTCGGGGAGAACCAGCTATCACGGAGTTTGATTGGCCTTTCACCCCTAACCACAGGTCATCCCCCAGGTTTTCAACCCTGGTGGGTTCGGTCCTCCACGAAGTCTTACCTCCGCTTCAACCTGCCCATGGCTAGATCACTCCGCTTCGGGTCTAGAGCGTGCAACTCAATCGCCCTATTCGGACTCGCTTTCGCTACGGCTTCCCCACACGGGTTAACCTCGCTACACACCGCTAACTCGCAGGCTCATTCTTCAAAAGGCACGCAGTCACGACTGCATGTGCAAGCACATACAGCGACGCTCCCACGGCTTGTAGGCACACGGTTTCAGGTACTATTTCACTCCGCTCCCGCGGTACTTTTCACCATTCCCTCACGGTACTATCCGCTATCGGTCACCAGGGAATATTTAGGCTTAGCGGGTGGTCCCGCCAGATTCACACGGGATTTCTCGGGCCCCGTGCTACTTGGGTGTCTCTCAAACGAGCCGTTGATGTTTCAGCTACGGGGGTCTTACCCTCTACGCCGGACCTTTCGCATGTCCTTCGCCTACACCAACGGTTTCTGACTCGTCTCACAGTCGGCAGACTATGAAAAAGAGATCCCACAACCCCGCATGCGCAACCCCTGCCGGGTATCACACGCATACGGTTTGGCCTCATCCAGTTTCGCTCGCCACTACTCCCGGAATCACGGTTGTTTTCTCTTCCTGAGGGTACTGAGATGTTTCACTTCCCCTCGTTCCCTCCACACTGCCTATGTGTTCAGCAGCGGGTGACAGCCCATGACGACTGCCGGGTTTCCCCATTCGGAAACCCCCGGATCAAAGCTTGGTTGACAGCTCCCCGGGGACTATCGTGGCCTCCCACGTCCTTCATCGGTTCCTGGTGCCAAGGCATCCACCGTGCGCCCTTAAAAACTTGGCCACAGATGCTCGCGTCCACTGTGCAGTTCTCAAACAACGACCAGCCACCCATCACCCCGCCCAAACAGGCGAGTTTACTGGGGCCGGCAACCGAAGATCCAGACTCAACGAGCCCGTACCTTCAGATACCCAACAGCGTGCCCGACCCGACCAACCCGATCCTGTTTTCCACGCCGAAGCAGTACTCACAGAACCGTGCTCATCGTGCCGAATAATCAACGTTCCACCCATGAGCAACCACCGTCGAACATTTGCCGACGTAATGGTCTCTGGATTCCCCGAAGGAAACCTAGATGCTCCTTAGAAAGGAGGTGATCCAGCCGCACCTTCCGGTACGGCTACCTTGTTACGACTTCGTCCCAATCGCCAGTCCCACCTTCGACAGCTCCCTCCCACAAGGGGTTGGGCCACCGGCTTCGGGTGTTACCGACTTTCGTGACGTGACGGGCGGTGTGTACAAGGCCCGGGAACGTATTCACCGCAGCAATGCTGATCTGCGATTACTAGCAACTCCGACTTCATGGGGTCGAGTTGCAGACCCCAATCCGAACTGAGACCGGCTTTTTGAGATTCGCTCCGCCTCGCGGCATCGCAGCTCATTGTACCGGCCATTGTAGCACGTGTGCAGCCCAAGACATAAGGGGCATGATGACTTGACGTCGTCCCCACCTTCCTCCGAGTTGACCCCGGCAGTCTCCTGTGAGTCCCCATCACCCCGAAGGGCATGCTGGCAACACAGAACAAGGGTTGCGCTCGTTGCGGGACTTAACCCAACATCTCACGACACGAGCTGACGACAGCCATGCACCACCTGTATACCGACCACAAGGGGGGCACCATCTCTGATGCTTTCCGGTATATGTCAAGCCTTGGTAAGGTTCTTCGCGTTGCGTCGAATTAAGCCACATGCTCCGCTGCTTGTGCGGGCCCCCGTCAATTCCTTTGAGTTTTAGCCTTGCGGCCGTACTCCCCAGGCGGGGAACTTAATGCGTTAGCTGCGGCACCGACGACGTGGAATGTCGCCAACACCTAGTTCCCAACGTTTACGGCGTGGACTACCAGGGTATCTAATCCTGTTCGCTCCCCACGCTTTCGCTCCTCAGCGTCAGTAATGGCCCAGAGATCCGCCTTCGCCACCGGTGTTCCT contains:
- a CDS encoding DUF1015 domain-containing protein, encoding MNTTGPAVSRGLRLTPFRGLRYVPERVGSLAAVTSPPYDVVVRPDGLHHLESADPHNIVRLILPQAGTAAERHRQAADTLKRWLTEGVLAPDPEPVLYVYEQRAGDVLQRGVIGALALSPASEGIVLPHEDVMADVVEDRADLMRTAAAHLEPLLFSYAGDGGPGGATAVIERVAERLPLLTTTTEDGFSHRLWAVTDPAEREEIESDLSRRQALIADGHHRWATYLRLQEEQSAPGPWDFGLVLLVDTARYPLRVRAIHRLLHRLPVAEALRALDGLFRVRHVDGPLPHALGVLADAAAEGNAFLLAGDGRFHLVDRPDARLLARTVPADRPAAWRALDATVLHSTLLDDVWDIPDAPEHIAYIHDSAAAVEQAERHDATAVLMHPVREDAVRDLARQGVTMPRKSTSFGPKPATGLVLRSLDIS